GCGTACTTGTTTTTATCTGCACTATTTTGACTATTCCATGGTGCATTTTCAGGCGCTGGACAATTAGATTTATCTGATTCGCGCTTATTATCTCTAATGTAAGTTTGATATTTATAATACTTTTCTGGTTCTATTGCTATATATGTATGTCCTTCTGTTACATATTTAAAAACGAGTCCTACTTCGGCATACTTGTCTATCGCCCTTTCAATATCTTTCACCGTAAATGGGAATGCAGGGAAAATACTTAATTTAATTTTTAAAGGTGCCGCCTCCATTCTTCCCCAATCATCAAATCCTGTAATAAACCATGGCCACATTAAGGCTATTGTAGGATCTTCTGCGGCTATTTGTGCTATTTTTTCGTCAATGCTCATATCACTTGTTATAAATCTCTTTCTCCCCATTTCAATCCCTCACCTTAAATTAATAACTTTGGCTAAAAACTACAGAAAGGACTTCTCTTGCACATTCATCAGGATCCGCCCAAATTTCACTTCCAGTAAATCTAATTACTTTATAACCTGCTCTTGCTAGATATCTATCTTTTTGCTTGTCTCTCGCCGCCTGCTCCTTTGTTTTTTCATGGAAATCATGCCCATCACATTCAATAACTATATTTCTTTCTTGACCTTCATAAGTTACATTAATATAAAAATCTACTCTGTATTTTTTACCAAAACAATCTATCTCATATTGAGGATATATAGTATAAACGCCATAATCTGATTTGACTTCAAATATGAT
The nucleotide sequence above comes from Thermoanaerobacterium sp. CMT5567-10. Encoded proteins:
- a CDS encoding endonuclease domain-containing protein, which produces MKKIYQDGSNDWNISAFEVAKKLEPRVKQYFDKIMESTASNYLIEISECESPIEQLLGLALQHKLIIFEVKSDYGVYTIYPQYEIDCFGKKYRVDFYINVTYEGQERNIVIECDGHDFHEKTKEQAARDKQKDRYLARAGYKVIRFTGSEIWADPDECAREVLSVVFSQSY